A stretch of Synechococcus sp. MIT S9220 DNA encodes these proteins:
- a CDS encoding HEAT repeat domain-containing protein — translation MTGRFDNIHPELTCEHARRILLQPINELESQSDYYMAASHLINCPGSETEQALVNLLDNPLNEQAVNIAKRKAVEVLGRLGASSSISEIGQCLWSEDQYLVENTIFALQQLKCNNPRLTAKMIDLLEDNRSNQRVLIQCLASLSVQECLATIQALKNSESPGIRGAAIAADAQLSGSRKQLSVVAEHLLLPNQMDRQCAIQDLIDAQAVEYLPSIVASPVSPAFRMRACRLLLNVQDQHPALRESIHLIDTILIDEPDDITLVHEYDSTPNPDFLVRDLFNTDFSRCYLALKMLRSIPSDVLWPVISKQWDEEAHNDYGAHYFFMRLMGSRGDWSQQALSCIDEILKSSAINLRPQFQKSRAAAIYSIAQLDPSHFLELIPQFLADQYLPPWDCRYAVILALESIYNRVNQLDVDNCLKLLADDGDCFVQAKLSSMQSA, via the coding sequence ATGACAGGTCGTTTTGACAATATTCATCCCGAGCTGACATGTGAGCATGCACGCCGGATTCTTCTTCAGCCCATCAATGAGTTGGAGTCGCAAAGCGATTACTATATGGCCGCGTCTCATTTGATCAATTGCCCAGGATCGGAGACGGAACAAGCTTTAGTGAATTTGTTAGATAATCCTCTCAATGAACAAGCTGTTAATATTGCTAAAAGAAAGGCTGTCGAAGTTCTTGGAAGGTTAGGTGCTTCATCGTCGATCTCTGAAATTGGGCAATGCCTTTGGTCTGAAGATCAATATTTGGTCGAAAACACTATATTTGCTCTTCAGCAATTGAAATGCAATAATCCCCGACTGACTGCAAAGATGATTGATCTGTTGGAAGATAATCGATCTAATCAGCGGGTTTTAATTCAATGCTTGGCAAGTCTGTCTGTGCAAGAATGCCTCGCCACAATTCAGGCTTTAAAGAATTCCGAATCTCCTGGAATCAGAGGAGCCGCAATTGCTGCAGATGCTCAACTCTCCGGTAGTAGAAAGCAGCTTTCTGTTGTGGCTGAGCATCTTTTGCTCCCAAACCAGATGGACCGTCAATGCGCAATCCAGGACTTAATTGATGCGCAAGCCGTTGAGTATCTGCCTTCAATTGTGGCGTCGCCAGTTTCCCCAGCTTTTCGAATGCGTGCTTGCAGGCTTCTGCTTAACGTTCAAGATCAGCATCCAGCCTTGAGGGAATCAATTCATCTTATTGACACCATTCTAATTGATGAACCTGATGATATTACGCTTGTCCATGAGTATGACAGCACTCCTAATCCTGATTTTTTAGTGCGGGACCTCTTTAATACCGATTTCAGCCGTTGTTACCTTGCCTTGAAGATGTTGAGATCTATCCCTTCGGATGTACTCTGGCCAGTCATCTCAAAACAATGGGATGAAGAAGCACATAATGACTATGGTGCCCATTATTTCTTTATGCGCTTGATGGGTTCGCGGGGTGATTGGTCGCAGCAGGCTTTAAGTTGTATTGACGAAATCCTGAAGTCATCTGCAATCAATCTGCGGCCTCAGTTTCAAAAAAGCCGTGCTGCAGCGATATACTCTATAGCTCAATTAGATCCATCTCATTTTCTTGAGCTGATTCCTCAGTTTTTGGCCGATCAATACTTGCCTCCTTGGGATTGTCGTTACGCGGTGATCCTGGCGTTGGAATCAATTTATAATCGGGTCAATCAACTTGATGTTGATAATTGTTTGAAGCTACTTGCTGATGATGGCGATTGTTTTGTCCAAGCTAAGCTGTCATCGATGCAATCGGCTTGA
- a CDS encoding HEAT repeat domain-containing protein produces the protein MDVSGNSIDSLFADLVHPNPNIRFTACSLLAEQFPEEAMPRLFELMHDPDPGVYRTAVKALGMIGHKSVPELIQLFNASDNGTIRACCIKAIVQVSVCFPDQAFSLDTLLMLEKALDDGSPVVAQSALMTLGHLSKQASEESRVIPLLIKACDSSNIAHVQGAAMSLAELDSPLVNQCLQGLAQDERKDELIREVAQASLERRQSLGLD, from the coding sequence ATGGACGTGTCCGGCAATTCCATTGACTCTTTGTTTGCTGATTTAGTTCATCCAAATCCTAATATTCGCTTCACTGCTTGTTCGCTCCTTGCAGAGCAATTCCCTGAAGAGGCAATGCCTCGACTGTTCGAGTTGATGCATGATCCTGATCCAGGTGTTTATCGCACTGCAGTTAAAGCGTTAGGGATGATTGGCCATAAGAGTGTCCCCGAACTGATTCAATTATTCAACGCATCTGATAATGGAACTATTAGAGCGTGTTGTATTAAGGCAATTGTTCAGGTCTCGGTGTGTTTTCCTGATCAAGCTTTTTCACTCGACACGTTACTGATGTTAGAAAAAGCTCTAGATGATGGCAGCCCAGTGGTCGCTCAGTCCGCTTTGATGACTCTTGGCCACCTTTCCAAGCAAGCATCAGAAGAATCTCGTGTTATTCCGCTGTTGATTAAGGCTTGCGATAGCAGCAATATTGCACACGTTCAAGGTGCGGCTATGTCGCTAGCTGAATTAGATTCTCCTTTGGTTAATCAGTGCCTTCAAGGGTTGGCTCAAGATGAGAGAAAAGACGAATTAATCCGTGAAGTCGCTCAAGCAAGTCTTGAGAGGCGCCAGAGTTTGGGCCTGGATTGA
- a CDS encoding HEAT repeat domain-containing protein, translating into MKTMNEATSNQQINELEGLTEQEALELAEVLKQKLVDQETPSSDQTSIKQMVAGLGDQRGALRLTFAQSLGNVGEAAIPYLCDAMKNNPNVIIRRASAKTLNLIGSEQALPNLIEAFKTDPDPVVQGSSAGAMATIGVPAIEDLLKILTEPNCTAFQVGLINLALSFIGSKAPDALNNAIQSENIEIRIAAITVLAEQIQSGRYQSAGKTLLKALSDQSSEVRAEAATMVGKTLEPEDASEKLCELLSDESVQVRKNTSLALMKMEAEEAIRPLKNAAAIEKDEKVKSVMNVAIKVLEQD; encoded by the coding sequence ATGAAAACCATGAATGAGGCAACATCTAATCAGCAAATCAATGAACTAGAAGGTCTTACCGAGCAAGAAGCCTTGGAGTTGGCCGAAGTACTCAAGCAAAAATTAGTCGATCAAGAAACACCAAGCTCTGATCAAACGTCGATCAAACAAATGGTTGCTGGATTGGGAGATCAACGGGGTGCTTTACGACTGACATTCGCCCAAAGCCTAGGGAACGTCGGGGAAGCAGCTATTCCATATTTATGCGATGCCATGAAGAACAATCCAAATGTGATCATTCGACGCGCATCGGCAAAAACGCTCAATCTGATTGGCAGTGAACAAGCCTTACCTAATTTGATTGAGGCATTTAAAACAGATCCTGATCCTGTCGTTCAAGGATCCTCAGCCGGCGCAATGGCAACGATAGGCGTCCCTGCAATTGAAGATCTTCTGAAAATTCTCACCGAGCCAAACTGCACAGCCTTCCAAGTAGGACTGATCAACCTGGCATTAAGCTTTATCGGCTCAAAAGCTCCGGATGCACTGAACAACGCAATACAATCAGAGAATATAGAAATCCGTATCGCTGCCATTACAGTCTTGGCAGAGCAGATTCAATCGGGAAGATACCAATCTGCGGGCAAGACGCTCCTCAAGGCTTTGTCGGATCAATCAAGTGAGGTCAGAGCAGAAGCAGCAACGATGGTTGGGAAAACATTAGAGCCAGAAGATGCCAGCGAAAAACTCTGCGAGTTGCTGTCCGATGAGTCCGTACAAGTCCGAAAGAATACATCGCTGGCGCTGATGAAAATGGAAGCCGAAGAAGCCATCAGGCCGCTAAAAAATGCAGCAGCAATCGAAAAAGACGAAAAAGTCAAATCAGTGATGAATGTGGCAATTAAGGTATTAGAACAAGACTAA
- a CDS encoding phycobilisome rod-core linker polypeptide — protein MLGTETSLKALTSATRTGPASFSTASKAGKNTAPRTVAGAIADYKRQHCSAMGIGIGPRLHSECPFGVTFDQYSPENSAALERVIAAAYRQVLGNLPPTDNQRETSLEVRLMNGEITVRDFVNGLAKSDFYKTNFFHAVGAQRGIELNFKHLLGRAPLNQTEVQDHIKLQAEEGFDALIDKLTDSAEYTEVFGSDIVPYERSHDSYAGMFTRSFNLMRELGGMKVAVSDNAQGRNSRTINPLAIASREESKPQAFSYTAVQKTPVKLPQQQYSGHQPPKMTDYVAFRPFGVHF, from the coding sequence ATGCTCGGCACAGAAACCAGCCTGAAAGCCCTCACGTCAGCCACCAGAACAGGGCCCGCTTCGTTCTCCACAGCGAGCAAAGCCGGCAAAAACACCGCTCCTCGCACCGTTGCAGGCGCCATTGCTGATTACAAGCGTCAGCATTGTTCCGCGATGGGTATTGGTATTGGGCCAAGACTCCACTCCGAGTGCCCCTTCGGAGTCACCTTTGATCAGTACAGCCCAGAGAACAGCGCAGCCCTTGAACGCGTGATCGCGGCTGCTTACCGCCAAGTCCTTGGAAATCTTCCTCCAACAGACAATCAGCGCGAAACTTCTTTGGAAGTGAGGCTGATGAACGGTGAAATCACTGTTCGTGATTTCGTCAACGGCCTGGCTAAGTCGGACTTTTACAAGACCAACTTCTTCCATGCCGTAGGCGCCCAACGTGGCATCGAACTGAACTTCAAGCACCTGCTCGGCCGAGCACCTCTGAACCAGACAGAAGTGCAGGACCACATCAAGCTTCAAGCAGAAGAAGGCTTTGATGCGCTGATTGACAAGCTGACCGACTCAGCTGAATACACCGAGGTGTTTGGCTCTGACATCGTCCCCTACGAAAGAAGCCACGATTCCTATGCGGGAATGTTCACACGTTCCTTCAATCTGATGCGTGAGCTTGGCGGCATGAAGGTTGCCGTCAGCGACAACGCCCAGGGCCGCAACAGCCGCACCATCAACCCACTGGCGATTGCATCCAGAGAGGAATCCAAGCCTCAGGCGTTCTCTTACACTGCCGTTCAGAAAACTCCTGTCAAACTGCCCCAACAGCAGTACAGCGGACATCAGCCTCCCAAGATGACCGATTACGTGGCATTCCGTCCTTTCGGAGTTCACTTCTGA
- the mpeA gene encoding class 2 C-phycoerythrin subunit alpha — protein sequence MKSVITTVVGAADSASRFPSASDMESVQGSIQRAAARLEAAEKLASGYDAIAQRAVDAVYAQYPNGATGRQPRKCATEGKEKCKRDFVHYLRLINYCLVTGGTGPLDELAINGQKEVYKALSIDAGTYVAGFSQMRNDGCSPRDMSPQALTAYNTLLDYVINSLG from the coding sequence ATGAAGTCCGTCATCACCACTGTTGTCGGCGCAGCCGATAGCGCTTCCCGCTTCCCCTCCGCTTCCGACATGGAATCCGTTCAGGGTTCCATCCAGCGTGCTGCTGCACGTTTGGAAGCTGCTGAAAAGCTGGCATCTGGCTACGACGCCATTGCTCAGCGTGCAGTTGACGCTGTGTATGCCCAGTACCCCAACGGTGCTACAGGCCGCCAGCCTCGCAAGTGCGCCACCGAAGGCAAAGAGAAGTGCAAGCGTGACTTCGTTCACTACCTGCGTCTGATCAACTACTGCCTCGTCACCGGCGGCACCGGCCCCCTGGACGAGCTGGCTATCAACGGCCAGAAAGAGGTCTACAAGGCCCTCAGCATCGACGCTGGCACCTACGTTGCTGGTTTCTCCCAGATGCGTAACGACGGTTGCTCACCTCGCGACATGAGCCCCCAGGCTCTGACCGCTTACAACACCCTGCTGGACTACGTGATCAACTCCCTGGGCTGA
- a CDS encoding bleomycin hydrolase, whose translation MLDAFSRKAVSADSSGAFIGGGELASLKSFIADGNKRLDAVNAISGNSACIVSDAVAGICCENTGLTAPNGGVYTNRKMAACLRDGEIVLRYVSYALLAGDASVLQDRCLNGLRETYAALGVPTGSASRAVAIMKAAASALITNTNSGVKKAALTQGDCASLSAEAGSYFDMVISAIS comes from the coding sequence ATGCTCGACGCATTCTCCCGGAAGGCCGTCTCGGCCGATTCCAGCGGCGCTTTCATCGGCGGAGGCGAGCTGGCCTCCCTCAAGTCCTTCATTGCTGATGGCAACAAGCGCCTCGACGCTGTTAACGCCATCTCCGGCAACTCTGCCTGCATCGTTTCTGATGCTGTTGCAGGTATCTGTTGCGAGAACACCGGCCTGACAGCCCCTAACGGTGGTGTGTACACCAACCGCAAAATGGCTGCTTGCCTGCGCGACGGTGAAATCGTTCTCCGCTACGTGAGCTACGCCCTGCTCGCCGGTGACGCATCCGTGCTGCAGGACCGCTGCCTGAACGGTCTCCGCGAAACCTACGCCGCTCTGGGCGTTCCCACCGGTTCCGCTTCCCGCGCTGTGGCCATCATGAAGGCTGCTGCTTCTGCTCTGATCACCAACACCAACAGTGGTGTCAAGAAGGCTGCTCTCACCCAGGGTGACTGCGCAAGTCTGTCTGCTGAAGCCGGCAGCTACTTCGACATGGTGATCAGCGCCATCAGCTGA
- a CDS encoding HEAT repeat domain-containing protein — MSERFDVLFAGLAEEKAIELLKTNPEELKNPVEKYTAATRLAACQSDESLEALIEAIGLEQENLFNRITRRKVLEALGRRRDSRALPGLFSALRFDDEPSVINAVDSIAQIGSALDNEQRRALLNALKGSDNQKRSVIQAHTRLGIEKADHEISVLEDDANPLVAGAARAYAAKIHGRIDRLKPLIPQLTDPIAGRRRSAVIDLGDAGESSVLEHLVSSPVSMPLRAKSAFQIVDPEKTGLVPAPYAELITRLLQDNPLNMALQQDWICESSLSEIEKNLQHRDEGKQYGGALTLMKMPSPHQLEAIDHIHAKFWSDYGANYLLTAVIGLNRVHERSDLVRTALAETLPQYAKSRVAAAWACLRLELNDQIELLQDIQMNTRWLPLKWSCEQVLKQMS; from the coding sequence ATGTCTGAACGGTTTGATGTTCTCTTTGCCGGACTAGCCGAAGAAAAAGCGATTGAGTTACTGAAAACAAACCCTGAAGAACTCAAAAATCCTGTAGAGAAATACACGGCAGCGACTCGCCTTGCTGCATGCCAGAGCGATGAATCACTTGAGGCTCTGATCGAAGCGATCGGCCTTGAACAAGAGAATCTGTTCAATCGAATTACGCGCCGAAAGGTGCTGGAAGCTCTAGGGCGACGCCGAGATTCCCGCGCCTTACCAGGACTCTTCAGTGCACTGAGATTTGATGATGAACCCTCAGTGATCAATGCGGTTGACTCGATTGCGCAGATTGGTTCCGCCCTTGATAACGAGCAACGCAGAGCTCTTCTCAACGCCTTAAAGGGAAGCGACAACCAGAAAAGATCCGTGATTCAGGCGCACACACGTCTTGGGATCGAAAAAGCAGACCATGAAATTTCCGTGCTGGAGGACGACGCCAATCCACTCGTTGCAGGGGCTGCTCGTGCCTATGCCGCCAAGATTCACGGTCGGATCGATCGGCTGAAGCCCCTGATTCCTCAACTCACCGATCCCATCGCTGGGCGACGCCGATCTGCTGTGATCGACTTAGGAGATGCCGGCGAGAGTTCCGTGCTGGAGCATCTGGTGTCATCTCCGGTGTCGATGCCGCTCAGAGCGAAGAGCGCCTTTCAAATCGTGGATCCCGAGAAAACAGGACTGGTTCCGGCCCCCTACGCAGAACTGATCACGAGGCTGCTTCAGGACAATCCTTTGAATATGGCCTTACAACAAGACTGGATCTGCGAAAGCTCGCTGAGCGAAATCGAAAAAAATCTCCAGCACCGTGACGAAGGCAAGCAGTACGGAGGCGCACTCACTCTGATGAAGATGCCCAGCCCACACCAGCTGGAGGCAATCGATCACATTCACGCCAAGTTCTGGAGTGACTATGGAGCGAACTACCTACTCACAGCAGTCATCGGACTGAACAGAGTGCACGAACGCAGTGATCTGGTGCGAACGGCCCTGGCTGAGACGCTGCCGCAATACGCAAAATCCAGAGTTGCCGCTGCATGGGCCTGTCTCAGACTTGAACTCAATGACCAAATCGAGCTCCTCCAAGACATTCAAATGAATACGCGTTGGTTACCACTGAAATGGAGCTGCGAGCAGGTGCTTAAACAGATGTCATAA
- a CDS encoding Nif11-like leader peptide family natural product precursor — protein MHSEELTRFIHEVIRSHELATGLKPLSSHQEIITYGQNQGFDFSEAQWNACYEREFSNLSVSIQQKVLSADPEHWSWAFRQLTAWRAMLMEGADS, from the coding sequence ATGCATTCCGAAGAGCTCACTCGCTTTATTCACGAGGTGATTCGTTCTCACGAACTTGCGACTGGTTTAAAACCTCTGAGTTCTCATCAAGAGATCATTACCTACGGCCAGAATCAGGGTTTTGATTTCAGCGAAGCACAATGGAATGCATGTTATGAGCGTGAATTCTCCAATTTGTCAGTTTCCATACAACAAAAAGTGCTCAGTGCTGATCCCGAGCACTGGTCATGGGCTTTCCGTCAACTCACAGCTTGGAGAGCTATGCTGATGGAAGGAGCGGATAGTTAA
- a CDS encoding Nif11-like leader peptide family natural product precursor: MTDGNHDEVLEQFIALAKTDQALQDEIKSALNQDQVIAIAAERGFQIDSLAILRKWSKHTDFSTPTWMGWFGE; encoded by the coding sequence ATGACTGATGGTAATCACGACGAAGTTCTTGAGCAATTTATTGCTTTAGCAAAGACAGATCAAGCTCTTCAAGATGAGATCAAATCGGCGCTGAATCAAGATCAAGTGATTGCGATCGCAGCTGAGCGAGGTTTTCAAATCGATTCGCTCGCAATTTTACGTAAGTGGAGCAAGCACACTGATTTCTCGACGCCAACTTGGATGGGTTGGTTTGGTGAATAG
- a CDS encoding CpeR family transcriptional regulator: MESSEKQLKGWIRSQHLICEGTDFIFETVDQTQLEKFEACMLEIGGQVRQVKAVGNWPMGPNRSFKILRAVASVPRPGGEDLVTYWAKRGGKQTRYADINT; the protein is encoded by the coding sequence ATGGAAAGTAGCGAAAAACAGCTTAAAGGTTGGATCCGTTCACAACATCTGATCTGCGAAGGTACTGACTTTATATTTGAAACCGTTGATCAAACACAACTTGAAAAATTTGAAGCCTGTATGCTGGAAATTGGTGGTCAAGTGCGACAAGTTAAAGCTGTTGGAAATTGGCCAATGGGGCCAAATCGATCATTTAAAATCCTGAGAGCTGTTGCCAGTGTGCCCCGACCTGGAGGAGAAGATTTAGTGACGTATTGGGCAAAACGTGGCGGGAAACAAACACGATATGCAGATATCAATACATAA
- a CDS encoding chromophore lyase CpcT/CpeT, protein MDNQDKLRFAKTLSGIYDNFAQSQERPKDFARINIVFRPLPWTVFKGPGFYSEQFYDYSPWDPYRQGVHRLICQDDVFVIENFDFNNKERLAGSGRHPELLDSLDSDSLKKRCGCSMHFKETTANHYVGNVEPGKECLVPRDGKLTYLVSEVEVNQHTWVSRDRGFDPETDEVKWGSEHGPLKFKRIEDISDIVTPSWIEEEK, encoded by the coding sequence ATGGATAATCAAGATAAGCTCAGATTCGCGAAAACACTATCAGGTATCTACGATAATTTCGCTCAATCACAAGAAAGGCCCAAAGACTTCGCACGCATCAACATTGTCTTCCGGCCATTACCTTGGACTGTTTTCAAAGGTCCTGGTTTTTATTCAGAGCAGTTTTACGATTACTCTCCTTGGGATCCCTACAGGCAAGGAGTTCATCGCCTCATCTGCCAAGACGATGTTTTTGTGATTGAAAACTTTGATTTTAATAATAAGGAACGACTGGCTGGATCTGGCAGACATCCAGAATTACTTGATTCGCTTGATAGCGATAGCCTCAAAAAACGCTGCGGCTGTTCAATGCATTTCAAAGAAACAACAGCAAATCATTACGTTGGAAATGTTGAACCAGGGAAAGAATGTTTGGTGCCTCGAGACGGAAAACTAACCTACTTAGTTAGCGAAGTTGAGGTGAATCAACACACTTGGGTGAGTCGAGACCGAGGATTTGACCCAGAGACAGATGAGGTGAAATGGGGTTCGGAGCATGGACCACTCAAATTCAAAAGAATTGAAGATATCTCTGATATAGTGACTCCGTCTTGGATCGAAGAAGAAAAATAG
- a CDS encoding phycobiliprotein lyase, with amino-acid sequence MNIEQFVAQSIGEWRSMRSGHSLAFQQFEDVLSEISIKAFNDDQNKISELIKASSQPSDSQYQSPFSMEWNAESDWEPDDPSEVSSGSCLIVPIPSDETSGKLLRSVGYAEAVAAESDYRFLDDGTFILKTHYDQSIAEERIWFISEHVRCRSSVLKTSAGSGILQSSFASEVRKIST; translated from the coding sequence ATGAATATTGAGCAGTTTGTTGCTCAAAGCATCGGAGAATGGCGCTCTATGAGAAGCGGCCACTCACTTGCATTTCAACAATTCGAAGATGTACTGAGTGAAATATCAATCAAGGCATTCAACGATGATCAAAACAAAATTTCAGAGCTGATCAAAGCATCATCTCAACCTTCTGATAGTCAGTATCAATCTCCCTTTAGCATGGAGTGGAATGCTGAAAGTGACTGGGAACCCGACGATCCAAGCGAAGTCTCAAGTGGATCTTGCCTGATCGTACCGATCCCATCGGACGAAACATCGGGAAAACTTCTAAGAAGCGTGGGTTACGCAGAAGCTGTAGCAGCAGAATCAGACTACCGCTTTCTTGACGATGGCACGTTTATTCTTAAGACTCACTATGATCAATCAATAGCAGAAGAACGCATCTGGTTCATATCAGAGCACGTTCGCTGTCGATCTTCAGTCTTAAAAACATCGGCTGGATCTGGAATCCTTCAGTCTTCTTTTGCATCTGAAGTCAGAAAAATTTCAACCTAA
- a CDS encoding phycobilisome rod-core linker polypeptide produces MTETTTLATQANADLGHADEVIQSIYKQVFGNRHLMELDVNKSLEALFMNGDLSVQGFVTALAQSDTYKRLFLEDKSPYQFVELNFKHLLGRPPHDQNELMEHVTRMNTEGYEAEIASYTYSEEYLAAFGIDQVPHNRSGESITGGRTINYTRGIAVDAGYAGYDAASNGSKLLSSLSTGNAPAIVDRKSVGNAKGISIFWTTSRQVSANRRVMQKSVVTQSSMSATLRSIQAQGGRIISISKA; encoded by the coding sequence ATGACGGAAACCACCACACTGGCAACCCAGGCCAATGCAGATCTGGGACATGCTGATGAAGTGATTCAAAGCATTTACAAGCAGGTTTTCGGTAACCGTCACCTCATGGAGTTGGACGTCAACAAGTCTCTCGAAGCCTTGTTTATGAATGGCGATCTTTCGGTTCAAGGGTTCGTGACAGCGCTTGCGCAATCTGATACTTACAAGAGACTTTTCCTAGAAGACAAGAGCCCCTATCAATTTGTAGAGCTCAATTTCAAGCATTTATTGGGACGACCTCCTCATGATCAGAACGAACTGATGGAGCATGTCACCCGCATGAACACTGAAGGGTATGAGGCAGAAATTGCAAGCTACACCTACAGCGAAGAATATCTAGCTGCCTTTGGGATCGACCAAGTCCCCCACAATCGATCAGGCGAATCAATTACTGGCGGACGAACCATTAACTACACACGTGGAATTGCAGTTGATGCCGGCTACGCAGGCTACGACGCAGCCAGCAATGGTTCAAAACTGCTGAGCAGTCTCTCCACTGGCAATGCACCTGCAATTGTCGATCGCAAGAGCGTTGGCAACGCCAAGGGAATCTCAATCTTTTGGACGACTAGTCGTCAGGTCAGCGCTAATCGGCGTGTGATGCAGAAATCAGTTGTGACTCAAAGCTCCATGTCTGCAACGCTTCGGAGCATCCAAGCCCAAGGTGGTCGGATCATTTCTATTTCGAAGGCTTAA
- a CDS encoding phycobilisome rod-core linker polypeptide yields MATNQTSNGFGAETKWNSPVSFQRKGQNAQKPALTIGEFLKQSCDQMAIGVGPRSHEDCPHRVTAECYSPDDQASLDDVIAASYRQVFGNAHVMDFERCTELEAQLRDGRLTVRDFIRGLAQSSFYKSRFFSAVAPQRGIELNFKHLLGRAPHSQAEVSQKISLQAECGHAALIDSIIDSAEYLEVFGSDIVPYARAWSSPADLATSAFSMLAALQKSFAGSDSARGGSSALTSSMASGIAPRIGRPSEAIGVRPSTAFSRGQIPSKAPGITSGSDSAPMRGDSYVFFGLGQREQETFQRCPGDSADQLNALIRASYKQVMGNPHLMEFERSVSAESKFIDGYLSTREFVRAIGLSAEYKKRFFETNAPYRFIELNFKHFLGRAPKSQAEISEHTRILAEGGYDAEICSYVDCEEYQSTFGEDTVPFARILSEDGRSQVAFNRHLKLAEGFAASDTVLTSSSLVTSVATGMVPGGWSSTTTRINRTGTQSGAPDPTKKRFRIVVAAQAARSRQRTAGSTYLVSGKDMSSQMKYIHARGGKIVSITEVM; encoded by the coding sequence ATGGCAACCAACCAAACTTCGAACGGATTCGGCGCTGAAACCAAGTGGAATAGCCCTGTCAGCTTCCAAAGGAAAGGGCAAAACGCTCAGAAGCCTGCACTGACTATTGGCGAATTCCTCAAACAGTCATGCGATCAGATGGCGATCGGCGTTGGTCCTCGCAGCCATGAGGATTGTCCCCACCGCGTGACAGCGGAGTGCTACAGCCCCGACGACCAGGCATCACTGGATGACGTGATTGCTGCCAGTTACCGACAGGTGTTCGGCAACGCGCACGTCATGGATTTTGAACGCTGCACTGAACTGGAAGCACAACTGAGAGACGGCAGGCTCACAGTTAGGGACTTCATCCGAGGGCTGGCGCAGTCAAGCTTTTACAAGTCTCGTTTCTTCTCTGCGGTTGCCCCACAACGTGGAATCGAACTGAACTTCAAGCATCTGCTGGGTCGCGCACCCCATTCTCAGGCTGAGGTGTCTCAAAAAATCAGCTTGCAGGCTGAATGCGGCCACGCTGCACTGATCGACAGCATCATCGACTCGGCTGAATACCTCGAGGTATTTGGCAGTGACATCGTTCCCTATGCACGTGCTTGGAGCTCACCCGCAGATCTGGCCACCTCAGCATTCTCAATGCTGGCAGCACTGCAAAAAAGCTTTGCTGGAAGTGACAGCGCACGCGGAGGCAGCAGTGCACTGACAAGCAGCATGGCGTCAGGAATCGCCCCCCGCATCGGCCGTCCTTCCGAAGCCATCGGAGTCCGCCCCTCCACAGCATTCTCGCGTGGTCAGATTCCAAGCAAAGCTCCTGGAATCACCAGCGGCAGCGATAGCGCGCCGATGCGCGGTGACTCCTACGTGTTCTTTGGGTTGGGGCAAAGGGAGCAAGAAACGTTCCAACGTTGTCCTGGCGATAGTGCAGATCAACTGAATGCACTGATTCGGGCCTCTTACAAGCAGGTGATGGGCAACCCCCATCTCATGGAATTCGAACGGTCCGTATCTGCAGAAAGCAAATTCATCGATGGCTATCTGAGCACTCGCGAATTTGTGCGGGCGATTGGCCTTTCCGCCGAATACAAAAAGCGTTTCTTCGAGACCAATGCCCCCTATCGCTTCATCGAACTGAACTTCAAGCATTTCCTTGGACGTGCGCCAAAATCCCAAGCAGAAATCAGTGAGCACACTCGAATTCTTGCTGAAGGTGGTTACGACGCGGAAATTTGCAGTTACGTTGACTGCGAGGAATACCAAAGCACGTTCGGTGAAGACACCGTGCCTTTCGCACGAATTCTCTCCGAAGACGGCCGCTCACAGGTTGCCTTCAACCGTCATCTCAAGCTGGCCGAAGGTTTCGCGGCAAGCGACACAGTTCTAACCAGTTCTTCGTTGGTCACTTCAGTGGCAACAGGAATGGTTCCGGGCGGATGGAGCTCCACCACAACGAGAATCAACAGAACTGGCACCCAATCTGGTGCACCAGATCCCACCAAAAAGCGCTTCCGGATTGTAGTTGCAGCTCAAGCTGCACGCTCCAGGCAACGCACTGCAGGAAGCACCTACTTGGTGTCTGGCAAAGACATGTCCAGCCAGATGAAGTACATCCATGCCAGAGGTGGAAAAATCGTCTCCATCACCGAAGTGATGTAA